In the Paenibacillus pabuli genome, one interval contains:
- a CDS encoding glycoside hydrolase family 65, producing the protein MNRKTIVTRNHPVLTQLEPRSPLSVGNGEFAFSADFTGLQTFPEAYEIPLGTQSNWGWHYTGGHEVFGDQDIVYQPFETYGRKVAYPMKPENREDAYHWLRQNPHRLQLGRLAFRILKEDGQEVDMSHVNPVRQELNLWTGTLHSEFTVDGVKVQVETACDPEQDGLGIRVHSELIRKGRLHLFLVFPCPDMTHRSWSKSVFPDWEQDSRHRTELMATDSVSASLKRILDEDEYGVRWIWDEGRLEQTGAHEFTLIPEALQQSDSWSCSVAFAASNPSAQPAEAVFHASSEHWEQFWNSGAAMDLSGSKDPRAAELERRIVLSQFLCAVHSGGSMPPQETGYMYNSWFGKMHLEMHWWHAAHFSLWNRADLLRRSMEWYITILPKARELARSQGYAGARWPKMVGYNGEQSPSPVAPGLIWQQPHPMALAEMCYLAQPDRSVLELYKDIVFEAADFMVSFAHWDAEREAYVLGPPLIPAQENHAMDESLNPPYELEYWKFGLEIAAMWAERLERPANPDWRKVAAHMACPKHQNGFYLAHENCPDTFTAKNHDHPSMLGALGLLPGTLIDNKIMKNTLLKVKECWDWDSAWGWDFPMCAMTAARLGEPELAVDFLLMDATKNTYLPNGHNYQRPGLWAYLPGNGGLLTAVAMMAAGWSGEEGGNNPGFPQDGSWSVQWEGLHPLT; encoded by the coding sequence ATGAACCGTAAAACGATTGTCACTCGAAACCATCCGGTGTTGACCCAGCTTGAGCCCAGGTCTCCTTTGTCTGTCGGCAACGGTGAATTTGCCTTTAGTGCTGATTTTACCGGCCTTCAGACCTTTCCGGAGGCGTACGAAATCCCGCTTGGCACGCAGTCCAACTGGGGGTGGCATTATACCGGAGGTCATGAAGTTTTCGGTGATCAGGATATCGTCTACCAGCCGTTTGAAACATATGGACGTAAAGTGGCTTATCCCATGAAACCTGAGAATCGAGAAGATGCCTATCACTGGCTGCGGCAGAATCCACATCGACTTCAACTGGGGCGCCTGGCGTTTCGGATACTGAAAGAAGACGGACAAGAAGTTGATATGTCACATGTGAATCCAGTACGCCAGGAACTCAATCTGTGGACAGGTACACTTCACAGTGAGTTCACCGTAGATGGAGTCAAGGTCCAGGTGGAGACTGCCTGTGATCCCGAGCAGGATGGCCTAGGCATTCGTGTACATTCAGAATTAATCCGCAAGGGGCGTCTGCATTTGTTCCTTGTTTTCCCCTGTCCTGATATGACACATCGGAGCTGGTCCAAGTCCGTTTTTCCCGATTGGGAACAGGACAGCAGACACCGCACCGAGTTAATGGCGACCGATTCGGTTTCAGCTTCACTGAAACGGATATTGGATGAAGACGAATATGGAGTGAGGTGGATCTGGGACGAGGGGCGTCTGGAGCAAACCGGAGCACATGAGTTCACGCTTATTCCTGAAGCATTGCAGCAATCAGATAGCTGGTCTTGTAGTGTTGCTTTTGCTGCGTCGAACCCATCAGCTCAACCAGCAGAAGCCGTATTTCACGCAAGCTCGGAACACTGGGAGCAGTTCTGGAACAGTGGAGCAGCCATGGATCTATCCGGAAGTAAAGACCCCCGAGCGGCAGAACTGGAGCGACGGATTGTCCTGTCCCAGTTCCTGTGTGCCGTGCACAGTGGTGGCTCCATGCCGCCTCAGGAAACGGGCTATATGTATAACAGCTGGTTCGGGAAAATGCATCTGGAAATGCACTGGTGGCATGCTGCCCATTTTTCCCTATGGAATCGAGCAGATCTGCTTCGCCGGAGTATGGAGTGGTATATCACCATTTTACCCAAGGCTCGTGAACTGGCTCGTTCACAGGGATATGCTGGTGCGCGCTGGCCCAAAATGGTCGGATATAACGGTGAGCAGAGCCCGTCACCGGTAGCGCCAGGGTTGATCTGGCAGCAACCTCATCCGATGGCACTTGCCGAGATGTGTTATTTGGCCCAGCCGGACCGATCTGTACTGGAACTGTATAAGGACATCGTATTTGAAGCGGCTGATTTCATGGTTTCCTTTGCTCACTGGGATGCCGAAAGAGAAGCGTACGTACTCGGACCACCCCTGATTCCGGCTCAGGAGAATCATGCGATGGACGAAAGTCTGAATCCGCCATACGAGCTGGAATACTGGAAATTCGGCCTGGAAATTGCCGCTATGTGGGCCGAGCGGCTGGAGCGGCCTGCGAATCCGGATTGGAGAAAGGTTGCGGCTCATATGGCATGTCCAAAACATCAGAATGGATTTTATCTTGCGCACGAGAATTGTCCTGACACTTTCACTGCTAAGAACCATGATCATCCTTCCATGCTCGGTGCGCTCGGCCTGCTTCCCGGAACGCTCATCGACAACAAAATTATGAAAAATACACTTCTCAAAGTGAAAGAATGCTGGGATTGGGACTCCGCATGGGGATGGGACTTTCCGATGTGTGCCATGACTGCGGCGAGGCTGGGAGAACCTGAGCTGGCCGTCGACTTTTTATTGATGGATGCCACCAAAAACACCTATTTGCCCAATGGACACAATTACCAAAGGCCGGGATTATGGGCGTATCTGCCTGGAAATGGTGGACTGTTAACTGCAGTAGCGATGATGGCTGCCGGATGGAGCGGCGAGGAAGGCGGAAACAATCCAGGATTTCCACAGGACGGGAGCTGGTCAGTTCAATGGGAAGGTCTTCATCCCCTAACCTGA
- a CDS encoding helix-turn-helix domain-containing protein, translating to MTLSFLKWLKFNFTNTQTRLLLILTIVVFMIIIAVGMTTYYSAKSVLQQELSEPQHQMLRISMNDIDEVIRESDQIAVKIALNNHVYKFLTSEVQGSYRNVTELVQFLETLISSTPFIKSAYIYDMERDSIVAFPQGYSSSKANFPDSGWVGVTAELDDRPMLVKQREIAAGSGIPSSQITLYRKIMLAGELKGIIAINFKADQMFKHMLLSSVSDLDNHRFILDADNKPLYDLGNYPVGEEAVAQVLANLEGEKLGEFKHEGQLLLASQTMSPYTGWRYLSIISQESLLANAQKIRNIVFLVSLLALAAGAATIAFYNRAAFKPVKRMRQLLSGYDRQHISPELIDLEKITGQLLTDHAQQAINLRQTLPEASSKFLTDIYAGHMTGYREIGEKWNRYFKEWSDSPLTVAMLSIDDYHAWCERFKKSDQSLLKFAIANIIAELLSGEWRLISADLGRDRLLVLLQPLDPGRDMNASTSIGEALRMIPKLLKFQVSAGVSEDHDGFKELQQAMQQADSALGFRLYRGYEQVIRFEDISGYQKPERTEENELMSQLTETIEAGSGEEAIRIMDKAFSRMRIERWHPSSAISFLESVAETLEGIRMKRDTGGCGFRVSGLRTMNQESACSLLRNEAEALAAWYDSMQLRKDYIVCQTMIAFMNDHLEDPVSIQDIAEYAGIGSSLASQLFKQEMNDTIHGYFTKLRMERACELLQDTDYRISEIASMVGYQHENSFIRVYRKTKDITPGKYREMMRARRDSLLES from the coding sequence GTGACCCTTTCCTTTTTGAAGTGGTTAAAATTCAATTTCACCAATACCCAGACCCGGCTGCTGCTTATTTTGACCATCGTTGTCTTCATGATTATTATCGCAGTAGGCATGACAACGTATTATTCAGCCAAGTCAGTATTACAGCAGGAGCTCAGTGAACCGCAGCACCAGATGCTGCGCATCAGCATGAATGATATTGATGAAGTCATACGGGAAAGCGACCAGATCGCCGTGAAAATTGCGCTCAATAATCATGTGTATAAATTTCTCACGAGTGAGGTGCAGGGATCATACCGTAACGTCACGGAATTGGTTCAGTTTCTGGAAACCCTAATTAGCAGCACCCCCTTTATTAAGAGCGCTTACATCTATGATATGGAAAGGGATAGCATAGTCGCTTTTCCTCAGGGGTATAGTTCAAGCAAAGCCAATTTTCCCGATTCAGGATGGGTAGGGGTGACAGCCGAATTAGATGATCGGCCCATGCTGGTGAAGCAGCGGGAGATTGCCGCAGGCTCGGGCATTCCCTCCTCCCAGATTACACTTTATCGCAAGATTATGCTCGCGGGTGAACTGAAAGGGATCATTGCCATCAATTTTAAAGCGGATCAAATGTTCAAGCACATGCTTCTTTCTTCCGTCTCTGATCTCGATAATCATCGTTTCATTCTGGATGCTGACAATAAGCCATTGTATGATCTTGGTAATTATCCAGTTGGAGAGGAAGCGGTGGCACAGGTTCTCGCGAATCTGGAAGGAGAAAAGCTTGGCGAGTTCAAGCATGAGGGTCAATTGCTGCTCGCTTCACAGACGATGTCCCCGTATACAGGTTGGCGTTATCTTTCAATTATTTCCCAGGAAAGTTTACTGGCCAATGCCCAGAAAATTAGAAACATTGTGTTCTTGGTTTCACTATTGGCACTTGCCGCAGGAGCCGCCACGATTGCTTTTTATAACAGGGCAGCCTTTAAACCGGTGAAACGGATGAGACAACTGCTTAGCGGGTATGATCGTCAACACATCAGTCCAGAGCTGATTGATCTCGAGAAAATAACAGGACAGCTGCTGACGGATCATGCACAGCAAGCCATTAATCTCAGACAAACACTTCCTGAAGCGTCTTCCAAATTTCTGACTGATATTTATGCGGGACACATGACGGGTTATCGTGAAATCGGTGAAAAGTGGAACCGATACTTCAAGGAATGGAGTGATAGTCCGCTGACAGTTGCAATGTTGTCTATTGATGATTATCACGCCTGGTGTGAAAGGTTTAAGAAGTCGGATCAATCCCTTTTGAAATTTGCCATTGCCAATATCATTGCAGAACTGCTATCAGGGGAGTGGCGTCTCATATCTGCAGATCTCGGCAGGGACCGATTGTTAGTCTTGCTGCAGCCACTTGATCCCGGCAGAGATATGAATGCATCCACTTCGATTGGTGAAGCACTGAGGATGATTCCGAAACTGCTCAAGTTCCAGGTCTCGGCAGGCGTAAGCGAGGACCACGACGGATTCAAGGAACTTCAACAGGCGATGCAGCAAGCGGACAGCGCTTTGGGTTTCAGATTGTACCGCGGATATGAACAAGTGATTCGGTTTGAGGACATTTCTGGTTACCAAAAACCTGAACGTACAGAGGAAAATGAACTTATGTCCCAATTGACTGAAACGATCGAAGCCGGCAGCGGTGAAGAGGCCATCAGAATCATGGATAAAGCATTTAGCCGCATGAGGATCGAACGGTGGCACCCGTCCTCGGCGATATCCTTTCTCGAATCTGTAGCGGAGACGCTGGAAGGAATACGCATGAAACGGGATACTGGGGGATGCGGGTTCCGTGTTTCCGGTTTGCGGACGATGAATCAGGAGTCTGCGTGTTCACTGCTGCGCAATGAGGCAGAAGCGTTGGCAGCATGGTATGACAGCATGCAGCTCAGGAAGGATTATATCGTTTGCCAAACGATGATTGCATTCATGAATGATCACCTGGAGGACCCGGTTAGCATTCAGGACATTGCTGAGTATGCGGGTATCGGTTCCAGTTTGGCAAGTCAGCTGTTCAAGCAGGAAATGAACGACACCATTCATGGTTACTTTACGAAGCTGCGTATGGAGCGGGCTTGTGAGCTCCTGCAGGATACCGACTACCGAATATCTGAAATCGCTTCCATGGTGGGATATCAGCATGAGAATAGTTTTATTCGCGTATATCGCAAAACCAAGGATATTACACCGGGAAAATACAGGGAGATGATGCGGGCCCGCAGGGATTCCTTGTTGGAATCTTAG
- a CDS encoding Gfo/Idh/MocA family protein, with protein MKKRYAICGVSGRALGQFAKPIHELFTHNSEIVALLDTDPVRFEAYRARFPDHSEVAVYGAADFAVMVEDTKPDCIIVAGRDDTHVHYITAALERDLDVITEKPMATTGADARRILDAEAASQGKVIVTFNYRYMPIHMRIKEMIQEGKIGRVTSIDLNWYIDTHHGSSYFKRWNRERSYSGGLSVHKSTHHFDLVQWWINQKPVEVFAYGALNYYGADGELNPAREDGRHCRTCNVSEDCAYYSRWTPRSRQIRVPDDHLNLLGSTTNFPYTSYRPDQCIFDSTIKIEDTYTASVRYSGGALMSYSVNFSLPYEGYRLAVNGTKGRLETLEYHMPARTPFPTPVQTIDYFPLFGSKETIHVVHREGGHGGGDPLLLEDIFLGEDQHRPFRILSGAVDGAYSVAAGEAVWRSVAEHRPISIEAVLGGWGNTVSMQNATSE; from the coding sequence GTGAAAAAAAGATATGCTATATGCGGAGTGAGCGGCAGAGCTCTGGGGCAGTTCGCCAAGCCTATACATGAGTTGTTCACTCACAATTCGGAGATCGTGGCACTGCTGGATACGGATCCCGTACGTTTCGAAGCCTATCGTGCGCGCTTTCCGGATCACTCCGAAGTTGCAGTATATGGAGCTGCTGATTTTGCTGTCATGGTGGAGGATACCAAGCCGGATTGCATTATTGTCGCCGGCAGGGATGATACTCATGTCCATTATATTACCGCTGCACTGGAGCGGGATTTGGACGTAATTACCGAAAAACCGATGGCAACGACCGGAGCGGACGCCAGACGCATACTGGATGCTGAAGCAGCGAGTCAGGGAAAAGTCATTGTTACGTTTAACTATCGATATATGCCCATTCATATGCGGATCAAGGAAATGATACAGGAAGGCAAAATTGGCCGAGTCACTTCCATTGATCTCAATTGGTATATTGATACACATCACGGTTCTAGCTATTTCAAACGCTGGAATCGTGAACGGTCTTATTCGGGTGGACTGTCCGTGCACAAAAGCACCCATCATTTTGACCTGGTTCAGTGGTGGATTAACCAAAAGCCGGTGGAAGTCTTTGCTTATGGAGCACTGAACTATTACGGTGCAGATGGCGAGTTGAATCCCGCACGTGAAGATGGGCGGCATTGCCGTACGTGTAATGTTTCGGAAGATTGTGCGTACTACTCCCGTTGGACACCGCGCAGCCGGCAGATCCGCGTTCCGGATGACCATCTGAACCTGCTAGGTTCAACCACAAATTTTCCATACACATCATACCGTCCGGATCAATGCATCTTTGATTCCACCATCAAGATTGAAGATACGTATACCGCATCTGTGAGATATAGTGGCGGGGCACTCATGAGTTATTCGGTCAATTTTTCCCTTCCTTATGAAGGCTATCGGCTGGCCGTGAACGGTACGAAAGGGCGTCTGGAAACACTTGAATATCATATGCCTGCACGTACACCTTTTCCAACTCCGGTTCAGACCATCGACTATTTTCCCCTGTTTGGTTCCAAAGAAACCATACATGTCGTACATCGGGAAGGCGGACATGGTGGAGGGGATCCGTTACTGCTGGAGGATATTTTTCTTGGAGAAGATCAACATCGTCCTTTCCGGATTCTCTCCGGGGCGGTGGATGGAGCTTACTCCGTCGCTGCAGGAGAAGCCGTCTGGCGTTCAGTCGCCGAGCACCGTCCCATATCCATAGAAGCTGTGCTTGGCGGCTGGGGAAATACGGTGTCTATGCAGAATGCGACAAGCGAGTGA
- a CDS encoding extracellular solute-binding protein — MRRRLTQKFVPIVLSMAMLVVAGCSSNTSDSGSGSAEGSSGIPIVKVFKSHMGIGSMPAADDPHVKYVADKTGVQYELITTPPGSEPSEYLNLMIASDELPDILRPIGGVEQTLIQQGGALPLDDLLPEYAPHVWESIPQEAWDIVRSASPDGKIYYVPKVFLVPERAPLIRKDWLDKVGMEMPATVDEYVEMLRAFRDKDPNGNGKADELPTSGREFGRWMDHLFAMYGVAMWEGYPEWDEYNGKIQYAGTTDNMREAIKFIRMLYEEKLLDNETFLNKGEVWQAKINNNLVGSWYHLPANVRDRLNAMLTQAPDAYIAAMPLPQAEGFEAFVTQKSMGEPEWMIPAAKQDNAPNALKLLDFFYNPENDEFVRFGLEGEQHEVKDGRKVILPPADNKPLALGMKNLTTAEDMNKRIEETYPEDQQQMVKDMFVVSTADARQIAGDGLPASVYEGFPDIQSHKLFQEVLTKIVIGELPLEAYDEYVKKWNASGGEVVTQRVQEWYEKVKK, encoded by the coding sequence ATGAGAAGACGACTGACCCAAAAGTTTGTACCGATTGTGCTTAGTATGGCCATGCTGGTAGTCGCCGGCTGCAGTTCCAACACTAGCGATTCAGGGAGCGGTTCTGCCGAAGGGAGCTCCGGTATTCCGATCGTGAAAGTATTCAAGAGTCATATGGGTATCGGGAGCATGCCTGCAGCTGATGATCCACATGTGAAATATGTTGCTGATAAGACGGGTGTTCAATATGAGCTGATTACGACTCCTCCTGGCTCGGAACCATCGGAATATCTAAACCTGATGATCGCGTCAGATGAGCTGCCGGATATTCTCCGCCCGATCGGAGGCGTGGAACAAACGTTGATTCAACAAGGTGGAGCGCTGCCGCTGGATGATCTGCTGCCTGAATATGCTCCGCATGTCTGGGAGAGTATTCCCCAGGAAGCCTGGGATATCGTTCGTTCAGCTTCTCCCGACGGCAAAATTTATTATGTACCTAAAGTATTTCTTGTTCCGGAACGGGCACCTTTGATTCGCAAGGACTGGCTGGATAAGGTAGGGATGGAAATGCCGGCAACCGTTGATGAATATGTTGAAATGCTCAGAGCCTTCCGTGACAAGGACCCGAACGGCAATGGAAAAGCAGATGAACTGCCCACAAGCGGAAGGGAATTCGGAAGGTGGATGGACCATCTGTTTGCCATGTACGGAGTAGCCATGTGGGAAGGATATCCGGAATGGGACGAATACAACGGCAAGATCCAGTATGCCGGGACAACGGATAACATGAGAGAGGCAATCAAGTTCATCCGGATGCTGTATGAAGAAAAACTGCTCGATAATGAAACGTTTTTGAACAAAGGAGAAGTATGGCAAGCAAAAATTAACAATAACCTGGTGGGAAGCTGGTACCATTTGCCTGCAAATGTCCGCGATCGTCTGAATGCCATGTTGACACAGGCACCAGATGCCTATATCGCAGCGATGCCGCTGCCACAAGCCGAAGGCTTCGAAGCTTTCGTGACGCAGAAGAGTATGGGTGAACCGGAATGGATGATTCCGGCTGCGAAGCAGGATAATGCCCCCAATGCCTTGAAGCTGCTTGATTTCTTTTACAACCCTGAAAATGATGAATTTGTCCGTTTCGGGCTGGAAGGGGAGCAGCATGAAGTCAAAGACGGACGCAAAGTCATTCTTCCGCCTGCAGACAACAAACCGCTTGCCTTGGGCATGAAAAACTTGACGACTGCTGAGGACATGAACAAACGTATTGAAGAGACTTATCCTGAGGACCAGCAGCAGATGGTAAAAGACATGTTCGTTGTCAGCACAGCCGATGCCCGGCAAATTGCGGGTGATGGTCTTCCGGCTTCCGTGTATGAAGGCTTCCCTGATATCCAGTCACACAAGCTGTTTCAGGAAGTATTAACCAAGATCGTCATCGGAGAGCTGCCTCTGGAGGCTTATGATGAATACGTGAAGAAATGGAATGCTTCTGGAGGCGAAGTGGTCACCCAGCGGGTCCAGGAATGGTATGAGAAGGTGAAAAAGTGA
- a CDS encoding carbohydrate ABC transporter permease, translated as MKQTFGEKCFQAANYAFLTAAALTMILPLLHLLAVSLSSPVAADSKEVFLWPVGFTMASWKHILQSSGLWQSFGVTVFITVAGTALSMLFSVLTAFPLSRKEFLIRKQVMLGIVITMIFNAPMIPFFLTVRELGMMNSIWALIIPGVIGTFNMVILRTFFMNLPKELDDTARIDGCHDFRILFQIYLPLSKPVLATVSLFYAVGYWNTFQRAVLFVRDPDLWPLQMKLRAYLTSPEELAQVNMFLDDYDFNTTTLKAATILFASVPIILVYPYLQKYFVKGSLLGSLKE; from the coding sequence ATGAAACAAACCTTTGGTGAAAAATGCTTTCAAGCCGCCAATTATGCCTTCCTGACAGCTGCGGCCTTAACCATGATCCTGCCATTGCTTCATCTGCTCGCTGTATCCCTGAGTTCACCGGTTGCCGCCGATTCCAAGGAAGTTTTTCTGTGGCCGGTTGGCTTTACGATGGCTTCCTGGAAACATATTTTACAGAGTTCGGGTCTTTGGCAATCTTTTGGTGTAACCGTATTCATAACGGTGGCAGGGACGGCGCTGAGTATGCTCTTTTCCGTGCTGACCGCATTCCCGCTATCACGCAAGGAGTTTCTGATTCGCAAACAGGTGATGCTCGGGATTGTCATCACGATGATCTTCAATGCACCGATGATACCTTTCTTCCTGACAGTCAGAGAGCTGGGTATGATGAATTCCATATGGGCACTGATTATTCCGGGGGTCATCGGTACGTTCAACATGGTCATTCTGCGTACATTCTTCATGAACTTGCCGAAGGAACTGGATGATACTGCCCGGATCGATGGCTGCCACGATTTTCGAATCCTGTTCCAGATTTATCTGCCGCTGTCCAAACCGGTTCTTGCCACAGTCAGTCTGTTCTATGCCGTAGGTTACTGGAACACATTTCAACGGGCTGTACTCTTCGTTCGGGATCCTGATCTGTGGCCGCTTCAGATGAAGCTGCGTGCCTATTTAACCAGTCCGGAAGAACTCGCGCAGGTCAATATGTTCCTGGATGATTACGACTTCAACACCACCACATTGAAAGCAGCGACGATTCTTTTTGCAAGCGTTCCCATTATTTTGGTGTATCCTTATTTACAGAAATATTTTGTCAAAGGTTCGCTGCTTGGATCGCTGAAAGAATAA
- a CDS encoding ABC transporter permease: MTELTETPARQPGVTVGKRVKKGYLRNMRKHWMLYVMILPGILFYIIFKYIPLGGSVIAFQNFQIMKGIWSSPWVGLDNFKFILTYQDFYNVLRNTALIAFYKLVVGFPAPILLALLFNEVRKMLAKRFLQSLFYLPHFLSWVVVGGIVFEVLASVGFVNAVRGWFGFEPILYMQQEQYFRPIVVLSSIWKEVGWGTIIYLAAISGVDPTQYEAAVMDGANKWKQAIYITLPALFPTILILFLLNIGNFLELGFDQVYNLLTPMTYSVGDIIETYVYRSGVLQGQYSVTTAIGLFQSVIGFILLWVFNRLAKKTGEGLW; this comes from the coding sequence ATGACTGAGCTCACGGAAACACCTGCACGGCAACCCGGAGTTACAGTGGGCAAACGCGTCAAAAAAGGGTATTTGCGAAACATGAGGAAACATTGGATGCTGTATGTCATGATTCTACCCGGCATTTTGTTTTACATTATTTTTAAGTATATCCCTTTGGGAGGAAGTGTCATTGCATTTCAGAATTTTCAGATCATGAAAGGGATATGGAGCAGCCCATGGGTAGGCCTGGATAATTTTAAGTTTATTCTTACGTATCAGGACTTCTATAATGTACTTCGAAACACAGCACTGATTGCCTTTTACAAGTTAGTGGTCGGATTTCCAGCTCCCATCCTGCTTGCGCTGCTGTTTAATGAGGTACGGAAGATGCTGGCCAAACGTTTCCTGCAAAGTCTGTTCTATTTGCCGCATTTCCTTTCTTGGGTCGTTGTGGGTGGAATCGTCTTTGAAGTTCTCGCCTCGGTTGGTTTTGTAAACGCTGTCCGTGGATGGTTTGGCTTCGAGCCCATTCTGTATATGCAGCAGGAGCAATATTTCCGGCCCATTGTTGTCTTGTCTTCCATATGGAAGGAAGTAGGATGGGGGACCATTATTTATCTCGCAGCCATAAGCGGGGTTGATCCAACCCAGTATGAAGCCGCCGTCATGGACGGAGCGAATAAGTGGAAACAGGCGATTTATATTACACTTCCCGCGTTGTTCCCGACCATTCTGATTCTGTTCCTGCTTAATATTGGCAACTTCCTGGAGCTCGGCTTCGATCAGGTCTATAACCTGCTGACGCCAATGACCTATTCGGTAGGGGATATCATTGAGACATATGTATACCGCTCAGGTGTTCTGCAGGGGCAGTACAGTGTCACGACAGCTATTGGACTGTTCCAATCCGTCATCGGCTTTATCCTGCTCTGGGTCTTCAATCGATTGGCCAAAAAGACAGGGGAGGGATTGTGGTGA
- a CDS encoding amino acid ABC transporter ATP-binding protein, giving the protein MGKIKVEGLKKSFGSNQVLKGIDMTVAEGEVVCVIGPSGSGKSTFLRCINQLEEITAGRVIVDDQDLNDPKTNINKARENIGMVFQHFNLFPHFSVLKNIMFAPRELGKLNEQQARETALRLLERVGLSDKADSYPNKLSGGQKQRVAIARALAMNPDVMLFDEPTSALDPEMVGEVLGVMKDLASEGMTMMIVTHEMGFAREVADRVIFMDGGYIVEQGTPAEIFGNPKHERTISFLEKVL; this is encoded by the coding sequence GTGGGTAAAATTAAGGTTGAAGGATTGAAGAAAAGTTTTGGCTCGAATCAGGTTCTGAAAGGGATCGATATGACGGTCGCCGAGGGCGAAGTGGTCTGTGTCATCGGCCCGTCCGGTTCGGGGAAAAGTACGTTTCTGCGCTGCATAAACCAATTGGAAGAGATTACTGCAGGCCGGGTTATCGTTGATGACCAGGATCTGAATGATCCGAAAACCAATATCAATAAAGCACGTGAAAATATCGGCATGGTGTTTCAGCACTTTAACTTGTTTCCACATTTCAGCGTGCTCAAAAATATCATGTTCGCACCAAGAGAGCTTGGTAAGTTGAACGAGCAGCAAGCTCGGGAAACCGCCTTGCGCTTGCTTGAGCGGGTAGGCTTGTCGGATAAAGCGGATAGCTATCCTAACAAACTTTCGGGCGGTCAAAAACAACGGGTCGCGATTGCTCGCGCGCTTGCGATGAATCCGGACGTCATGTTATTCGATGAACCGACTTCTGCGCTTGATCCCGAAATGGTTGGTGAGGTTCTGGGCGTTATGAAGGACCTCGCAAGCGAGGGAATGACCATGATGATCGTTACCCACGAGATGGGATTTGCCCGTGAAGTTGCAGATCGGGTAATCTTCATGGATGGCGGATACATCGTGGAGCAGGGTACGCCTGCCGAGATATTCGGTAATCCGAAGCATGAACGCACCATCAGCTTTTTGGAAAAAGTACTCTAA